In the Mesorhizobium sp. M1D.F.Ca.ET.043.01.1.1 genome, GCGTCAGGGCCGCCTATGGCTACGACCAGCGCATCGAGGTGCATGGTGCCGACGGCATGCTGCTTGCCGGAAACCGGCTGCCGACCTCCGTAGAGATGTCCGGCGGCAAAGGCATCTCGCGCGACAAGCCCTACTACTTCTTCGTCGAACGCTATTCGGAGTCCTACGCCGCCGAGATCGATGATTTCATCACGTCCGTCGAAACCGGTAGGAAGCCTGCCGTCACCGCCAGCGACGGCCGCAAGGCCATGATCCTTTGCGAGGCGGCGCTTGCGTCAGCCAGATCCGGCAGGTTCGAGCCTGTGAAGCTCTGAGCGGATGGTCTCAACCCGGGAGTCCCGAAAATGAAGATTGGCATGATCACCGACAGCCTGGGCAACCTTTCGTTCGACGAGATGCTGAATGCCTCCGCCGAACTCGGCCTGGAGACGCTGGAGTTCGCCTGCGGCAACTGGTCGTCGGCGCCGCACATCGATCTCGCAGCCATGCTGGACAGTGCTGCGACCCGCGCCGAATTCGCCGCCAATGTCCGCGACCACGGGCTGACGATCGCGGCGCTCAACTGCTCGGGCAACCCGCTGCATCCGGGACCGCAGGGCAAGAAGCACCGTCAGGTGACCGAGGACACGATCCGGCTGGCAAGCCTGATGGGCATCGACCGCGTGGTGATGATGTCCGGGCTGCCCGGCGGCCCGGGCGATGCCAACCCCAACTGGATCATCACCGACTGGCCGCCCGAATGCGCCGACATCCTGCGCTACCAATGGGACGACTGCATCGTTCCCTACTGGCGCGATCTCGTTGCATTCGCGAACAATCTCGGCATAGGCAAATTGTGCCTGGAACTGCACGGCCATCAGGCCGTGTACAACGTCCAGACACTGTTGCGGCTTCGCGATGCCGTCGGCGAAACGGTCGGCGCGAACTATGATCCGAGCCACCCGCTGTGGATGGGCGCGGACCCCATTGCCGCCGTGCGCAAGCTCGGCTCGGCGATCTACTATGTGCACGCCAAGGATACGCGCATCGAACCGATACCGGCGGCCATCGACGGCGTACTCGATGCGCGTCCGCCAAACCACTATGCCGATCGAGCCTGGAATTACATCACGCTGGGCTATGGTCACGGAGAGACCTGGTGGCGGCAGTTCTGCATAGCGCTGAAGCAGGTCGGCTACGACGACGTGCTCTCCATCGAGCACGAGGACATGATGCTGTCGCCGCTGGAAGGCATGCGCAAATCCGTGGCGTTGCTGCGCAACGCCGCCATCAATCTGGCTTGATGCAGGCGGATCGACCCGGAAAGCCCACGCCGCCGCCGACACTGGTCGCCGCGCTGGCCAGCGAGCCGAAACTGGCCGCCAAGCATCCCTCGCTCGGCGATTTCCTGCGCAGCCGCTGGGCCGATGCTGCCTTCATGACGGCGGCCGGCATGGCCGAAGCCACCGGGCTTCCCATAGAGCGGTTCAGCTTTTGACAGAATCGAAGAGGGATTCCGGAGAGGCTGATTTTGTGATTCAAGATGCTGGCTGGATCGGAGGCCAGCATCGGATGACGCGACCTCTTTCG is a window encoding:
- a CDS encoding sugar phosphate isomerase/epimerase; this translates as MKIGMITDSLGNLSFDEMLNASAELGLETLEFACGNWSSAPHIDLAAMLDSAATRAEFAANVRDHGLTIAALNCSGNPLHPGPQGKKHRQVTEDTIRLASLMGIDRVVMMSGLPGGPGDANPNWIITDWPPECADILRYQWDDCIVPYWRDLVAFANNLGIGKLCLELHGHQAVYNVQTLLRLRDAVGETVGANYDPSHPLWMGADPIAAVRKLGSAIYYVHAKDTRIEPIPAAIDGVLDARPPNHYADRAWNYITLGYGHGETWWRQFCIALKQVGYDDVLSIEHEDMMLSPLEGMRKSVALLRNAAINLA